A window of Bradyrhizobium sp. AZCC 1610 contains these coding sequences:
- a CDS encoding OpgC domain-containing protein, with protein MKVELALPPSKRDLRLDLFRGLANWTMFLGHVSSSVLAWLSFRNYGFSDGADLFVFISGYTSALVFGRRMIEGGFILGTTRLLRRVWQIYAAHVLLFVFYLSAVHFLSNSVNAPHFIDRFNVAPLLNAPVETITQGLLLRYKPLNLDVLPLYVVLMGSFPPVLWLMLRHRNWVILGSILLYFSARQFGWNLSSYPSGVWYFNPFAWQLLFVLGAWLALGGANTLRFLVRSRIVLVFALTYLLFATVMTLAGQIPELQQLFPRVLFEAFNPNDKTNLAPYRFLHLATLIILGARFIPIDAPRLQATLWKPVVKCGQQSLEVFSVGIYLSFIGYFVLETTSNGIVVQLLIGAAGISVMTAVAYYRSWSKRIEKLAHDAIPVSLLPKTLRHPPVN; from the coding sequence ATGAAGGTAGAGCTTGCGCTTCCACCGTCGAAGCGGGATCTCCGGTTGGACCTGTTTCGCGGCCTCGCCAACTGGACGATGTTTCTTGGCCATGTTTCCAGCAGCGTGCTGGCCTGGCTTTCGTTCCGAAATTACGGCTTTAGCGACGGCGCCGATCTGTTCGTATTCATATCCGGCTACACCTCGGCTCTCGTCTTCGGGAGAAGAATGATCGAGGGCGGCTTTATCTTAGGAACAACGAGACTTTTGAGGCGCGTTTGGCAAATCTACGCCGCTCACGTTTTGCTTTTCGTATTCTACCTGTCCGCCGTCCATTTCCTGTCCAATAGTGTCAATGCTCCCCATTTCATCGACCGGTTTAATGTCGCTCCCTTGTTGAACGCGCCGGTCGAAACCATCACGCAGGGCCTATTGCTCCGGTACAAGCCGCTGAATCTGGACGTGCTGCCGCTTTACGTCGTCTTGATGGGCTCGTTTCCGCCGGTGCTCTGGCTGATGCTCAGGCACCGAAACTGGGTCATACTGGGATCCATATTGCTCTATTTCAGCGCTCGGCAATTCGGCTGGAACCTGTCCTCCTATCCCTCCGGAGTTTGGTACTTCAACCCTTTCGCATGGCAGCTTCTTTTTGTGCTGGGCGCATGGCTGGCGCTGGGGGGAGCGAATACGCTGCGTTTCTTGGTGCGCTCGAGGATCGTTCTGGTCTTCGCGTTGACTTATTTGCTATTCGCGACCGTCATGACGTTAGCCGGGCAGATACCGGAACTTCAGCAATTGTTTCCGCGCGTTCTGTTCGAGGCATTTAACCCGAACGACAAGACCAATCTAGCGCCCTATCGCTTCCTGCATCTGGCGACTCTGATCATTCTCGGCGCGCGGTTCATACCAATCGATGCGCCGAGGCTGCAGGCAACCCTCTGGAAACCGGTGGTCAAATGCGGCCAGCAATCCCTCGAAGTGTTTTCCGTCGGAATTTACCTTTCGTTCATCGGTTATTTCGTGCTGGAGACGACGTCCAATGGGATTGTGGTCCAACTCCTGATTGGAGCCGCTGGCATCTCTGTCATGACGGCTGTCGCTTACTATCGGTCGTGGTCGAAGCGCATTGAAAAACTCGCTCACGATGCCATTCCAGTCAGCTTGCTGCCCAAAACCCTCAGGCATCCGCCGGTGAACTAG
- the acnA gene encoding aconitate hydratase AcnA translates to MDSFRTASQLKVGHRAYTIYRLDALKRHGFAVERLPYSLRILLENLLRTENGSSVTRADIEALAGWRPNSPERAEIAFQPARVLLQDFTGVPAIVDLAAMRDAMVRLGGDPAKINPLQPVELVIDHSIQADAFGVPGAMAINQKLDYMRNGERYALLKWGQQAFKNFRVAPPNSGICHQVNIEYLARVVFGADEDSKGNPASGDVLPLAYPDTLVGTDSHTPMVNGLGILGWGVGGIEAEAAMLGQPISMLIPEVVGFKLTGKLREGVTATDLVLTVTQMLRRKGVVGRFVEFYGPGVGNVPVVDRATIGNMSPEYGSTCAIFPIDALTLDYLRLTARSEERVALVEAYMKEQGLFHDSTAPGPMFSDTLELDLSEVEPSIAGPGRPQDRVSLRRAKVAFEACLPSLLPPNSPRSRKGADARTSHHERLDVWGESSAGDFGGGPLHPVVGGADVLEHGSIVIAAITSCTNTSNPSVMLAAGLLAKRAVERGLSRQRWVKTSLAPGSRVVTAYYERAGLTPYLEQLGFNLVGYGCTTCIGNSGPLPTEISEEIERRNLVVAAALSGNRNFEGRIHSEVRANYLMSPPLVVAFALAGRITIDLETEPLGHDREGRPVFLRDIWPSQEEIRSTMREATGSKLYLENYREIFAGDDQWRTLQAPAGNIYNWDQTSTYVRSPPFFEKMPRKAPLEVENIRGARALAVFGDSITTDHISPAGTIQVQSPAGEYLVSEAVAPKDFNSYGSRRGNHEVMVRGTFANVRIRNRLAPGTEGGYTTYLPSHEEVTSIYEASQRYLEEGIPLLVLAGKDYGSGSSRDWAAKGPYLQGVRAVIAESFERIHRSNLVGMGILPLQFADGSSVASLGLTGWEIFDIDGVTAGVASGFAQSRRLKVCARREDGSAVEFEVSARIETPQEVLYIRHGGILQYVLRQLLGDLSEVSATPARKPHPLPAEGAQDRTVDEGSIQSFPASDPASYMGSTRV, encoded by the coding sequence ATGGACAGCTTCCGAACTGCCTCACAGCTGAAGGTCGGACATCGCGCCTACACGATCTACCGCCTCGACGCGCTCAAGCGACACGGTTTTGCCGTGGAGCGTCTACCGTATTCGCTTCGCATCCTGCTTGAAAACTTGCTGCGAACCGAAAATGGCTCTTCCGTGACACGCGCCGACATCGAGGCGCTGGCGGGTTGGCGACCGAATTCGCCCGAGCGCGCCGAGATCGCATTTCAGCCGGCCCGCGTCCTGCTGCAGGATTTCACGGGCGTTCCGGCAATCGTCGATCTCGCCGCGATGCGCGACGCCATGGTTCGCCTAGGCGGCGATCCCGCTAAAATCAATCCGCTGCAGCCGGTCGAACTTGTCATCGACCATTCCATCCAAGCCGACGCGTTCGGCGTTCCCGGCGCCATGGCGATCAACCAAAAGCTCGACTATATGCGCAACGGGGAGCGCTATGCGCTGCTCAAATGGGGCCAGCAGGCCTTCAAGAACTTCCGGGTCGCGCCGCCGAACAGCGGCATCTGCCATCAAGTCAACATCGAATATCTGGCGCGCGTGGTGTTCGGAGCGGACGAGGACTCGAAGGGAAATCCCGCAAGCGGTGATGTGCTCCCGCTCGCCTATCCGGATACGCTGGTCGGGACCGACTCTCACACGCCGATGGTGAACGGCCTCGGCATCCTTGGCTGGGGCGTCGGGGGTATCGAGGCCGAGGCGGCGATGCTCGGCCAGCCTATTTCGATGCTCATCCCAGAAGTCGTCGGCTTCAAGCTGACGGGCAAGCTCCGCGAAGGCGTGACCGCGACGGACCTCGTGCTCACCGTGACACAGATGCTGCGCAGGAAGGGAGTGGTGGGCCGGTTCGTGGAGTTCTATGGGCCGGGCGTGGGCAACGTTCCCGTGGTGGACCGCGCGACCATCGGTAACATGTCTCCAGAATACGGGTCGACATGCGCGATCTTTCCGATTGATGCCTTGACGTTGGACTATCTCCGGCTAACGGCTCGCTCGGAGGAGCGGGTGGCGCTCGTCGAGGCCTATATGAAGGAGCAGGGGCTTTTCCATGACAGCACCGCGCCCGGGCCGATGTTCAGCGACACGCTAGAGCTTGATCTCAGCGAGGTTGAGCCCAGCATTGCCGGTCCTGGTCGCCCTCAGGACCGTGTGTCTCTTAGGCGCGCCAAAGTGGCCTTCGAGGCTTGTTTGCCATCGCTCTTGCCGCCTAACTCTCCGCGCAGTCGAAAAGGCGCCGATGCTCGCACCTCGCACCATGAGCGACTGGATGTGTGGGGTGAATCGAGCGCAGGGGATTTTGGAGGCGGCCCGCTCCATCCCGTGGTGGGTGGCGCCGACGTCCTGGAGCACGGCTCGATCGTCATCGCTGCCATTACAAGCTGCACCAACACATCAAATCCGTCGGTCATGTTGGCCGCCGGCCTGCTTGCTAAGCGCGCGGTCGAACGTGGCCTGAGCCGGCAACGTTGGGTCAAGACCTCCCTCGCGCCAGGCTCGCGCGTGGTGACCGCTTACTACGAACGCGCAGGACTCACGCCCTATCTCGAACAACTCGGTTTCAACCTGGTCGGCTATGGTTGCACCACCTGCATCGGGAATTCCGGACCTCTTCCAACCGAGATATCGGAGGAGATCGAGCGCAGGAACCTCGTCGTCGCCGCGGCGCTGTCCGGGAACCGCAACTTTGAAGGTCGTATCCATTCGGAAGTACGTGCCAATTATTTGATGTCACCGCCGCTCGTCGTTGCATTCGCGCTCGCCGGACGGATCACAATCGATCTCGAAACCGAGCCGCTAGGGCATGATCGGGAGGGACGCCCCGTATTTCTGCGCGACATTTGGCCGAGTCAGGAGGAAATCCGGTCAACCATGCGTGAGGCGACCGGTTCGAAACTTTACCTCGAGAACTACCGCGAGATTTTCGCCGGCGATGACCAGTGGCGCACGCTGCAGGCACCCGCGGGAAACATTTACAATTGGGACCAGACTTCCACTTATGTCCGGAGTCCGCCATTCTTCGAGAAGATGCCCCGCAAAGCCCCTCTGGAAGTCGAGAACATCCGTGGTGCTCGCGCGCTCGCAGTGTTTGGGGACAGCATCACCACGGATCACATCTCGCCCGCGGGAACGATCCAGGTGCAGTCACCTGCCGGAGAGTACCTCGTTTCGGAAGCCGTCGCGCCGAAGGACTTCAACTCATACGGGTCACGACGCGGCAATCATGAGGTAATGGTCCGTGGGACTTTTGCGAATGTTCGCATTCGCAACCGGCTCGCTCCGGGGACAGAAGGCGGCTACACGACTTATCTGCCATCTCACGAAGAAGTAACTTCAATTTATGAGGCGAGCCAGCGTTATCTGGAGGAGGGCATTCCTCTTCTGGTACTCGCCGGCAAGGATTATGGATCCGGCTCCAGCCGGGACTGGGCGGCGAAAGGCCCCTACCTCCAGGGGGTGAGGGCCGTTATCGCCGAAAGCTTCGAGCGGATTCACCGGTCGAACCTTGTTGGCATGGGCATATTGCCCCTCCAGTTCGCGGACGGGTCCTCGGTAGCCAGCCTTGGACTCACCGGGTGGGAGATTTTCGATATTGACGGAGTCACCGCCGGCGTCGCGAGCGGCTTTGCGCAATCGCGCCGCTTGAAGGTGTGCGCCCGCCGCGAGGACGGTAGCGCAGTCGAGTTCGAGGTCAGTGCCCGCATCGAGACCCCGCAAGAAGTGCTCTACATCCGCCACGGGGGCATCCTGCAGTACGTCCTACGTCAACTCCTTGGAGATCTGTCGGAAGTCTCTGCGACCCCTGCCCGCAAACCGCACCCGCTCCCCGCTGAAGGAGCCCAAGATAGGACCGTGGACGAGGGCTCGATCCAGTCGTTCCCCGCAAGCGACCCGGCCTCGTACATGGGAAGCACGCGAGTTTAG
- a CDS encoding GreA/GreB family elongation factor has protein sequence MSLPSITLTASDHPRLEKLALLSAQRGDKCAPFLLAEIRRAQVVSDGAYDVTSLVTVGSWVAYWTNRGIRRKTARLVWPENITSDPSDVSVLSSLGAALIGLRVGDRMPYVVDRDMDVIRIEDVNP, from the coding sequence ATGTCTCTACCTTCAATTACCTTAACGGCGTCCGACCATCCCCGACTTGAGAAGCTCGCGCTGCTCTCTGCGCAGCGAGGTGACAAGTGTGCGCCATTTTTGCTCGCCGAGATCAGGAGGGCGCAAGTCGTCTCGGACGGCGCTTACGATGTCACGTCACTTGTGACGGTGGGATCCTGGGTCGCGTACTGGACGAACCGAGGCATTCGCCGAAAAACAGCGCGACTGGTTTGGCCAGAAAATATCACGTCCGATCCGAGCGACGTCTCCGTTTTGTCGAGCTTAGGCGCAGCGCTCATCGGCCTACGAGTCGGAGATCGAATGCCATACGTCGTCGACAGAGATATGGACGTCATCAGAATCGAGGACGTGAATCCGTGA
- a CDS encoding trimeric intracellular cation channel family protein → MLLLVLDLIGTFVFALSGATAAVKRRLDLFGVLVLSFVAGNFGGITRDLMIGAVPPAAISDWRYLAVSLLAGVLTFCWFSGVDRWHNSVLLFDAAGLALFAVSGTQKALALGLNPVMAALLGMVTGIGGGMVRDVLVAEIPTVLRADLYAVAALAGAAVVVAGSLLHIPSTATTIAGAALCFGLRLMAIRRGWQLPIARPRKHFEKDP, encoded by the coding sequence ATGCTGCTCTTGGTGCTCGACCTCATCGGGACCTTTGTCTTCGCGCTTAGCGGGGCCACCGCTGCCGTCAAGCGCCGGCTCGACTTGTTCGGTGTTCTGGTGCTGTCGTTCGTGGCGGGAAACTTCGGAGGTATCACGCGCGATCTGATGATTGGCGCTGTTCCGCCCGCAGCGATCAGTGACTGGCGATATCTTGCCGTCTCCCTTCTGGCGGGCGTGCTCACCTTCTGCTGGTTTTCCGGCGTCGACCGGTGGCACAACTCCGTCCTCTTGTTCGACGCTGCGGGACTGGCGCTGTTCGCCGTGTCCGGCACCCAAAAGGCGCTGGCCTTGGGTCTGAATCCGGTCATGGCGGCGCTGCTCGGCATGGTGACGGGAATAGGCGGAGGCATGGTGCGCGATGTGCTTGTCGCCGAGATTCCAACCGTGCTGCGCGCCGATCTTTATGCTGTCGCCGCTTTGGCCGGTGCGGCGGTGGTGGTTGCAGGCAGTCTGTTGCACATTCCCTCGACCGCGACAACGATTGCCGGGGCAGCACTGTGCTTTGGACTACGCCTGATGGCGATCCGTCGCGGGTGGCAACTCCCGATTGCCCGTCCGCGCAAACACTTCGAAAAAGACCCTTGA